In Rhizobiales bacterium NRL2, a genomic segment contains:
- a CDS encoding NAD-dependent epimerase, with protein sequence MKVVITGGAGFIGRRLARRILEKGSLAGPDGKPAAVTRLVLFDMAEAGGFDDRRVETVSGDVSDRATVDRLIGDDTASIFHLAAIVSAQAEEDYDLGMRINLDGTRNVLEAARALPQAPRLVFASSVAVYGGADLPDVVTDATPVTPLTSYGAAKACGEQLVSDMSRKGYIDGRSLRLPTIAVRTGRPNQAASTWVSSMIREPLCGEDMTVPVTPDSAMSLLSPRRVVDAFIAAHETPAERIGDWRSMVLSGITVTAGEIAEAVERNRGNRKLGEIRFAPDPAIQRIVDGWPRGTRGERAAALGIAADGSIDEIVRHFIEDDLDNQMQGIF encoded by the coding sequence GTGAAGGTCGTCATCACCGGCGGGGCGGGCTTCATCGGCCGGCGCCTCGCGCGGCGCATACTCGAGAAGGGCTCGCTCGCCGGACCGGACGGCAAGCCCGCCGCGGTCACCCGTCTGGTGCTGTTCGACATGGCCGAGGCCGGGGGCTTCGACGACCGCCGCGTCGAGACGGTGTCAGGCGACGTCTCCGACCGGGCGACGGTGGACCGGCTGATCGGCGACGACACCGCCAGCATCTTCCACCTGGCCGCGATCGTCAGCGCCCAGGCGGAGGAAGACTACGACCTCGGCATGCGCATCAACCTGGACGGCACGCGCAACGTACTGGAGGCGGCGCGGGCCCTGCCGCAGGCGCCGCGGCTGGTATTCGCCAGCTCCGTCGCGGTCTATGGCGGCGCGGACCTGCCCGACGTCGTGACCGACGCCACGCCCGTGACGCCGCTGACCAGCTATGGCGCGGCCAAGGCCTGCGGCGAGCAGCTTGTCTCCGACATGTCGCGCAAGGGCTATATCGACGGCCGCTCGCTCCGGCTGCCGACCATCGCGGTGCGTACGGGCCGGCCCAACCAGGCCGCTTCGACCTGGGTCAGCTCGATGATCCGGGAGCCGCTCTGCGGCGAGGACATGACCGTGCCGGTGACCCCGGACTCGGCGATGTCGCTGCTCAGCCCGCGGCGGGTGGTGGACGCCTTCATCGCCGCCCACGAGACGCCGGCGGAGCGTATCGGCGACTGGCGGTCGATGGTCCTGAGCGGCATCACCGTGACCGCCGGCGAGATCGCCGAGGCTGTCGAACGCAACCGGGGCAACCGCAAGTTGGGCGAGATCCGTTTCGCGCCGGACCCGGCGATCCAGCGCATCGTCGACGGCTGGCCGCGGGGCACGCGGGGCGAACGCGCCGCGGCGCTCGGCATCGCCGCCGACGGCTCGATCGACGAGATCGTGCGCCACTTCATCGAGGACGATCTGGACAACCAGATGCAGGGCATTTTCTGA
- a CDS encoding 8-amino-7-oxononanoate synthase codes for MNDDASLPPEALVGSLRDYRIIEGADLLGRTEAFFDWQNLRRRHDLWPYSRSTATAPKSSCSAFDDTGKDVQGVNFASQDYLSLASHPAIKEAAIRAITDFGAHSAGSAALLGNTGLSLRLEAEISGFLGRDHTVLYPTGWSAGFGVVQGLVRPDDHVVMDVLAHSCMQQGAAAATKNIHLHGHLNLDGVRRKLKRIRDKDAKNGILVVTESLFSMDSDTPKLRELQDLCHEFGAILLVDAAHDLGCMGEDGRGQLGLQNMIDDVDIIVGSFSKTFASNGGFVTAGSRAVKEYLKYYSAPQTFSNALSPMQAAVVLKAFEIVRSDEGRQLRRDLMNNTLYLREQLKEARFDVSGDPSAIVPVHIGAEGHARMAAQELAKRGAIANLVEYPAVARGGARFRLQVMARHQKAEIDHLVGRMREAVDEAEVRFRPHRGAAPAKAARAARAA; via the coding sequence ATGAACGACGACGCCAGCCTTCCGCCCGAAGCGCTCGTGGGCAGCCTCAGGGACTATCGCATCATCGAAGGCGCCGACCTGCTCGGCCGCACGGAAGCCTTCTTCGACTGGCAGAACCTGCGCCGTCGCCACGATCTCTGGCCCTATTCCCGCTCCACGGCCACCGCGCCGAAGTCCTCCTGCAGCGCCTTCGACGACACCGGCAAGGATGTGCAGGGCGTCAACTTCGCCTCTCAGGACTATCTCAGCCTGGCCTCCCATCCGGCCATCAAGGAGGCTGCGATCCGGGCGATCACCGATTTCGGCGCCCACAGCGCCGGTTCGGCGGCGCTGCTCGGCAATACCGGGCTGTCTCTGCGGCTGGAAGCCGAGATCTCCGGCTTTCTGGGCCGCGATCACACGGTGCTCTATCCCACGGGCTGGTCCGCCGGCTTCGGCGTCGTCCAGGGGCTGGTGCGGCCCGACGATCATGTGGTCATGGACGTGCTGGCCCATAGCTGCATGCAGCAGGGCGCGGCCGCCGCGACGAAGAACATCCACCTGCACGGCCACCTCAACCTGGATGGCGTGCGGCGCAAGCTGAAGCGGATCCGCGACAAGGACGCGAAGAACGGCATCCTGGTCGTCACCGAGAGCCTGTTCTCCATGGACTCGGACACGCCGAAGCTGCGCGAATTGCAGGATCTCTGCCACGAGTTCGGCGCCATCCTGCTGGTCGACGCCGCGCACGACCTGGGCTGCATGGGCGAGGACGGCCGCGGCCAGCTCGGCCTGCAGAACATGATCGACGACGTCGACATCATCGTCGGCAGCTTTTCCAAGACCTTCGCTTCCAACGGCGGCTTCGTGACCGCCGGCTCGCGGGCGGTGAAGGAGTACCTGAAGTACTACAGCGCGCCGCAGACCTTCTCCAACGCGCTCTCGCCCATGCAGGCGGCAGTCGTGCTGAAGGCCTTCGAGATCGTCCGCTCCGACGAGGGCCGCCAGCTGCGCCGCGACCTGATGAACAACACCCTCTATCTGCGCGAGCAGCTCAAGGAGGCCCGCTTCGACGTTTCCGGCGACCCCTCGGCGATCGTGCCGGTGCATATCGGCGCCGAGGGTCATGCCCGCATGGCGGCCCAGGAACTGGCCAAGCGCGGCGCCATCGCCAATCTGGTGGAATATCCGGCCGTCGCCCGCGGCGGCGCGCGGTTCCGCCTGCAGGTCATGGCCCGGCACCAGAAGGCCGAGATCGACCATCTGGTCGGCCGCATGCGCGAGGCCGTCGACGAGGCCGAAGTCCGCTTCCGCCCGCATCGCGGCGCGGCGCCGGCCAAGGCCGCCCGCGCGGCCCGCGCCGCCTGA
- a CDS encoding acyl-CoA dehydrogenase — translation MPDTAPAFDARQDDLVLSDLMDLTAKAVDSADRYKQVAISTVAKMVRDDEGRIDAQKMEMNQFACHGLAWVATYVEALRELRNWAGRIDEEGKLGELERLILQAGFGEYLAQLGNGIPMNQGEVVRPQDLGLQMRSVDKLATQAVRKLIFQGNTPAVRSRIAVLLDGALETGNFGEPGLDETFQMIRDQFRRFSDDKVAPHAHKWHLDNELIPLEIIREMGELGVFGLTVPENYGGLGLGKMSMCVVSEELSRGFIGVGSLGTRSEIAAELLLTGGTEEQKQRWLPGICSGEILPTAVFTEPNTGSDLASLRTRAVRDGDVYRITGNKTWITHAARADVMTVLARTNPDEPGYKGLSMFFAPKPRGEEGNQFPAEGMSGGEIEVLGYRGMREYELGFDGFEVSAENLLGGEEGNGFKQLMATFESARIQTAARAVGVAQNAMECGMRYARDRLQFGKPIYAFPRVHGKVAWAAVETMIARQLTYYSARAKDEGRRCDLEAGMAKLLAARVAWANADNAVQSHGGNGFALEYEVSRILCDARILNIFEGAGEIQAQVITRRLLDGAN, via the coding sequence ATGCCCGACACCGCGCCCGCCTTCGACGCCCGCCAGGACGATCTGGTGCTTTCCGACCTGATGGACCTCACCGCCAAGGCCGTGGACTCGGCCGACCGTTACAAGCAGGTGGCCATCTCCACGGTGGCGAAGATGGTCCGCGACGACGAGGGCCGCATCGATGCCCAGAAGATGGAGATGAACCAGTTCGCCTGTCACGGTCTGGCCTGGGTCGCGACCTATGTCGAGGCTTTGCGCGAGCTGCGCAACTGGGCCGGCCGCATCGACGAGGAAGGCAAGCTGGGCGAGCTGGAGCGGCTGATCCTGCAGGCCGGCTTCGGCGAATACCTAGCCCAGCTGGGCAATGGCATTCCGATGAACCAGGGCGAGGTCGTCCGCCCGCAGGATCTGGGGCTGCAGATGCGCTCCGTCGACAAGCTGGCCACCCAGGCGGTGCGCAAGCTGATCTTCCAGGGCAACACGCCGGCGGTGCGCAGCCGCATCGCGGTGCTGCTGGACGGCGCGCTGGAGACCGGCAATTTCGGCGAGCCGGGCCTGGACGAGACCTTCCAGATGATCCGCGACCAGTTCCGCCGCTTCAGCGACGACAAGGTCGCGCCCCACGCCCACAAGTGGCATCTGGACAATGAACTGATCCCGCTCGAGATCATCCGGGAGATGGGCGAGCTCGGCGTCTTCGGCCTGACGGTGCCTGAGAACTACGGGGGCCTGGGCCTGGGCAAGATGTCCATGTGCGTCGTCTCCGAAGAGCTTTCGCGTGGCTTTATCGGCGTCGGCTCGCTCGGCACCCGTTCCGAAATCGCGGCCGAATTGCTGCTGACCGGCGGCACCGAGGAGCAGAAGCAGCGCTGGCTGCCGGGCATCTGCTCGGGCGAGATACTGCCCACGGCGGTCTTCACCGAGCCCAACACCGGCTCCGACCTCGCCAGCCTGCGCACCCGCGCCGTGCGCGACGGCGACGTCTACCGGATCACCGGCAACAAGACCTGGATCACCCACGCCGCCCGCGCCGACGTCATGACCGTGCTGGCGCGCACCAACCCCGACGAGCCGGGCTACAAGGGCCTGTCCATGTTCTTCGCGCCCAAGCCGCGCGGGGAGGAGGGCAACCAGTTCCCCGCCGAAGGCATGTCCGGCGGCGAGATCGAGGTGCTGGGCTATCGCGGCATGCGCGAATACGAGCTGGGCTTCGACGGCTTCGAGGTTTCAGCGGAGAACCTGCTCGGCGGCGAGGAAGGCAACGGCTTCAAGCAGCTCATGGCGACCTTCGAGAGCGCCCGCATCCAGACGGCCGCACGCGCGGTCGGCGTCGCCCAGAACGCCATGGAATGCGGCATGCGCTACGCCAGGGACCGGCTGCAGTTCGGCAAGCCGATCTATGCCTTCCCGCGGGTGCACGGCAAGGTCGCCTGGGCCGCGGTGGAGACCATGATCGCGCGCCAGCTCACCTATTATTCCGCGCGCGCCAAGGACGAGGGCCGGCGCTGCGATCTGGAGGCCGGCATGGCCAAGCTGCTGGCCGCCCGCGTCGCCTGGGCCAATGCCGACAACGCCGTGCAGAGCCATGGCGGCAACGGCTTCGCCCTGGAATATGAGGTCAGCCGCATCCTCTGCGATGCCCGCATCCTCAACATCTTCGAGGGCGCCGGCGAGATCCAGGCGCAGGTCATCACGCGGCGGCTGCTCGACGGCGCGAACTAG